A portion of the Limosilactobacillus reuteri genome contains these proteins:
- a CDS encoding aminopeptidase C produces MSFSINKEDIASFHKNYRHHPNSSVLENTVTKNGVRNASFNWHSIADNTPHFSIDLKTGDVADQKQSGRCWMFAALNTMRHDMQQKFNLPDNFELSQAYQFFWDKFEKSNYFYQNVIKTAKKPTDSRKVSWLMNEPQNDGGQWDMLCALISKYGVMPKAAMPESFNSSNSRGIDEVLNNKLRHDAVILRKMINEDHANEEAIDETRRKMLNENYRMLAYTFGEPVSHFDFEYRTKKDNEFHRDTNLTPQEFFKKYIGWNLDDYISIIQAPTADKKYHQTYTIDMLGNVVGGREIKHLNLPMDEFKQLAIEQLKNGESVWFGSDVIKYSETKLGIMALNTYDYDKLFDVDLEMTKAEALDYGESMMDHAMVITGVDLVDGKPTKWKVENSWGNKVGHKGYFVMSDDWMDKYCYQVVVNKKYLSEDLKRDYAKSPVVLKPWDPMGTLA; encoded by the coding sequence ATGAGCTTTTCAATTAATAAAGAAGACATCGCTAGTTTTCATAAAAACTACCGTCATCACCCTAACAGCAGTGTCTTAGAAAATACTGTTACAAAAAACGGGGTACGGAATGCAAGCTTTAATTGGCATTCAATTGCTGATAATACTCCTCATTTCTCCATTGACCTCAAGACGGGGGATGTTGCTGATCAAAAACAATCCGGTCGTTGTTGGATGTTTGCGGCACTGAACACAATGCGTCATGATATGCAGCAAAAATTTAACTTACCTGATAATTTTGAGCTTTCACAGGCTTACCAGTTCTTCTGGGATAAGTTTGAAAAATCCAATTACTTCTACCAAAACGTAATTAAGACTGCTAAAAAGCCTACCGACAGCCGAAAAGTTTCATGGTTAATGAACGAGCCACAAAATGATGGTGGTCAATGGGACATGCTTTGCGCCCTTATCAGTAAGTACGGGGTTATGCCAAAAGCCGCAATGCCCGAATCATTTAACTCTTCTAACTCACGGGGAATTGATGAAGTCTTAAACAACAAGCTTCGTCACGATGCCGTTATTTTGCGGAAGATGATTAACGAAGATCACGCAAATGAAGAAGCGATCGATGAAACACGCCGGAAGATGTTGAATGAAAATTACCGGATGCTTGCTTACACGTTTGGTGAACCAGTTAGTCACTTTGACTTCGAATATCGGACAAAGAAGGATAACGAATTCCACCGCGATACTAACCTTACCCCTCAAGAATTCTTTAAGAAGTATATTGGCTGGAACCTCGATGACTATATCTCAATCATCCAAGCACCAACTGCTGATAAGAAGTACCACCAAACTTACACCATCGATATGCTTGGTAATGTCGTTGGCGGCCGTGAAATCAAGCACTTAAACCTGCCAATGGATGAATTCAAACAACTCGCGATTGAACAATTAAAGAATGGCGAAAGTGTTTGGTTTGGTTCAGATGTTATTAAATATTCAGAAACTAAACTTGGGATTATGGCCCTTAACACCTATGACTACGACAAACTATTTGACGTTGATCTTGAAATGACCAAAGCTGAAGCACTTGATTATGGTGAAAGCATGATGGATCACGCAATGGTTATCACTGGTGTTGACCTTGTTGATGGTAAGCCAACCAAGTGGAAAGTTGAAAACTCATGGGGTAATAAGGTCGGCCATAAAGGTTACTTTGTTATGAGTGATGATTGGATGGACAAATACTGCTACCAAGTCGTTGTTAATAAGAAGTACCTTAGCGAAGATCTTAAACGTGATTACGCTAAGAGCCCTGTTGTTCTTAAGCCTTGGGATCCAATGGGAACTTTAGCATAA
- the radA gene encoding DNA repair protein RadA: protein MAKVRTQYVCQNCGYNSPRYLGRCPNCGEWNTLVEEQVEASSAPTKKATTTLTGLVAKPQKINEINSTETPRVKTKLNELNRVLGGGIVPGSLILIGGDPGIGKSTLLLQVSGQLSDEHHRVLYVSGEESGTQIKMRAERLKVAGDDFYVYPETNMDSIRDTIRDLKPEYVVIDSVQTMQATDVSSAIGSVSQIREVTAQLMQIAKSNNITIFVVGHVTKGGAIAGPKILEHMVDTVLYFEGDLHHTYRILRSVKNRFGSTNELGIFEMHTNGLTEVKNPSEIFLEERLHDATGSAVVVSLEGTRPILVEIQALVTPTVYGNAQRTATGLSRNRVSLIMAVLEKRANLMLQNQDAYLKAAGGVKLDEPAIDLAIAVSIASSYRDKGTQPTDAFVGEVGLTGEIRRVNRIEQRVAEAEKLGFKRIFIPKNNLKGWKPSTNIQVIGVSTLKEALYLALG from the coding sequence ATGGCAAAAGTTCGAACACAATATGTTTGCCAAAACTGTGGTTACAACTCACCACGCTACTTAGGCCGGTGTCCAAATTGTGGTGAGTGGAATACTTTAGTAGAAGAACAGGTAGAAGCTAGTTCTGCACCAACAAAAAAAGCAACCACCACCTTAACCGGCTTAGTTGCCAAACCACAGAAAATTAATGAGATTAATAGTACAGAGACTCCCCGCGTTAAAACAAAATTGAATGAGTTAAATCGCGTTTTAGGTGGGGGAATCGTTCCAGGATCACTAATTCTAATTGGTGGGGATCCCGGAATCGGGAAATCCACCCTCCTTTTACAAGTTTCTGGACAATTAAGCGATGAGCATCACCGGGTTTTATATGTGTCTGGAGAAGAAAGTGGGACACAGATTAAAATGCGGGCAGAACGGTTGAAGGTTGCTGGAGATGACTTTTATGTGTATCCAGAAACGAATATGGATAGTATTCGGGATACTATTCGTGACCTCAAGCCAGAGTATGTCGTGATTGACTCGGTACAAACGATGCAGGCAACGGATGTAAGTTCAGCAATTGGTAGTGTATCGCAAATTCGTGAAGTTACCGCCCAGTTAATGCAAATTGCTAAAAGTAATAACATTACGATTTTTGTCGTTGGACATGTGACAAAGGGCGGTGCAATTGCTGGTCCAAAGATCTTAGAGCATATGGTTGATACAGTCTTGTATTTTGAAGGAGACCTGCACCATACATATCGTATTTTGCGATCAGTGAAAAATCGATTTGGTTCAACTAACGAGCTTGGTATTTTTGAAATGCATACAAATGGGCTGACGGAAGTAAAAAATCCATCAGAAATCTTTTTAGAGGAACGATTACATGATGCAACCGGTTCAGCAGTCGTTGTTTCATTAGAAGGAACGCGCCCAATTTTAGTTGAAATTCAGGCGCTGGTAACACCGACCGTTTATGGGAATGCACAGCGAACTGCTACCGGTTTGAGTCGAAACCGAGTATCATTGATAATGGCAGTATTAGAGAAACGTGCTAACCTAATGCTTCAAAATCAAGATGCTTACTTAAAAGCAGCTGGGGGCGTTAAATTAGATGAGCCAGCGATTGATTTAGCAATTGCGGTAAGCATTGCCTCTAGTTACCGGGATAAAGGTACCCAACCAACTGACGCATTTGTCGGTGAAGTAGGTTTAACTGGGGAAATTCGCCGTGTAAATCGCATTGAACAGCGGGTTGCTGAAGCAGAAAAACTTGGCTTTAAACGGATCTTTATTCCCAAAAATAATTTAAAGGGTTGGAAACCGTCAACTAATATTCAAGTAATAGGTGTCTCAACCCTGAAAGAAGCGTTATATTTAGCGTTAGGGTAA
- a CDS encoding amino acid ABC transporter permease — translation MWEIIKTSLPQLLAAGFKYTIPLAIISFFFGLIIALVTALIRLSRQRGAFMILKWIASFYVWLFRSTPLLVQLFIVFFGLPYLRIKGVLPHGIKLEPFTAGIITFSLNTGAYASETIRAAISSVPTGQWEAGAAIGMTRLQILWRIILPQALRVALPPLSNSFISLVKDTSLAASITIMEMFAVSQQIAAENYQPLLMYTLVAMVYAVFTTVLSYFQGYLERVVDRQVNANNR, via the coding sequence ATGTGGGAAATTATCAAGACATCTTTACCACAACTCTTAGCAGCGGGATTTAAATATACGATTCCGTTAGCAATTATTTCATTTTTCTTTGGACTGATTATTGCACTAGTAACAGCTTTAATTCGTCTCTCTCGTCAACGTGGCGCATTCATGATTCTTAAATGGATTGCTAGTTTTTATGTCTGGCTTTTTCGGTCAACACCGCTGCTGGTTCAATTATTTATTGTATTCTTTGGACTGCCATATCTGAGAATTAAGGGAGTCCTGCCGCACGGAATAAAATTAGAACCATTTACAGCCGGCATTATTACGTTTTCATTAAACACTGGGGCTTATGCTTCCGAAACAATTCGGGCAGCAATCAGTTCTGTTCCAACTGGGCAATGGGAAGCAGGTGCAGCAATCGGAATGACGCGATTGCAAATCTTGTGGCGAATTATTTTACCACAAGCTTTAAGAGTAGCTTTACCGCCCTTATCAAACAGTTTTATAAGTTTGGTAAAGGACACGTCATTAGCTGCTTCAATTACAATTATGGAAATGTTTGCCGTCAGTCAACAAATTGCGGCCGAAAACTATCAACCATTACTTATGTATACTTTAGTAGCAATGGTCTACGCGGTCTTTACGACAGTTTTATCCTATTTCCAAGGGTATCTTGAGCGGGTAGTAGACCGTCAAGTAAATGCAAATAATAGGTGA
- a CDS encoding 2,3-bisphosphoglycerate-dependent phosphoglycerate mutase: protein MRYYKIVAKGSEKMAELVIVRHGQSQANRDNIFTGWTDVPLTPKGIEQGELVGKELLRLGIQFSDAYTSYMERAIMTTNIILEEINQLYIPVHKTWRLNERHYGALSGRNKDEVKKEIGAEQLHKWRRGFKDLPPQLKERQHDRRYDRLGVKIPLSESLEMTLQRLLPYWQDHIAPRLIDGHNQLIVAHGSSLRALIKYLDGISDDDIDKVEVPNGKPILYRFDDHLNVIKKTFITMDGEIDDNTRISK from the coding sequence ATGCGCTATTATAAGATAGTGGCAAAGGGGAGTGAAAAAATGGCAGAATTAGTAATTGTACGTCATGGGCAAAGTCAAGCTAACCGTGATAATATTTTTACTGGCTGGACTGATGTTCCGTTGACTCCTAAAGGAATTGAACAGGGTGAATTAGTTGGCAAGGAATTGCTGAGACTGGGTATCCAATTTAGTGATGCATACACGTCTTACATGGAACGGGCAATCATGACGACTAATATTATCCTAGAAGAAATTAATCAGTTATATATTCCTGTTCATAAAACGTGGCGACTAAACGAACGTCATTATGGAGCATTGAGTGGCCGGAACAAAGATGAAGTGAAGAAAGAGATTGGTGCAGAACAGCTTCATAAATGGCGGCGTGGTTTTAAAGATTTACCACCACAATTAAAAGAACGTCAGCATGATCGCCGCTATGATCGCTTAGGAGTTAAGATTCCGCTTAGTGAGAGTTTAGAAATGACGCTCCAACGACTTCTCCCATATTGGCAAGACCATATTGCGCCTCGTTTAATTGACGGACATAATCAGTTAATTGTTGCCCATGGTAGTTCTTTGCGGGCCCTAATTAAATATTTAGATGGTATTTCTGATGATGATATTGATAAAGTGGAAGTTCCAAATGGCAAGCCTATTTTATATCGTTTTGATGATCATCTTAATGTCATTAAAAAGACTTTTATAACAATGGATGGTGAAATTGATGACAATACACGAATTAGCAAATAA
- a CDS encoding dUTP diphosphatase, with protein sequence MKRGFKIVSSKKDQDIHLPQRQTTRAAGYDFEASEDFVLPSIWKGNFLKALWQIHQQKKLTDKEFKAADSCLKPYLVPTGIKVYMQPDEFLLLANRSSGPFKRRLILPNGIGIVDADYYDNDSNEGEIFFQLINYGLRDYHIKKGERIGQGIFMPYLTADSEEQPTAKRTGGFGSTKE encoded by the coding sequence ATGAAACGTGGATTTAAGATTGTTTCTAGTAAGAAAGACCAAGATATACATTTACCCCAACGCCAAACAACGCGGGCGGCCGGATATGATTTTGAGGCATCGGAAGATTTTGTTCTGCCATCAATTTGGAAAGGCAATTTCTTAAAGGCGCTTTGGCAAATTCATCAACAAAAAAAGCTAACTGATAAAGAGTTTAAGGCTGCTGATTCCTGCTTAAAGCCATACTTAGTACCAACTGGCATCAAAGTCTACATGCAACCTGATGAATTTCTCTTATTAGCTAATCGGTCAAGTGGTCCTTTTAAACGGCGCCTGATTTTACCAAATGGAATTGGCATTGTGGATGCAGACTATTATGATAATGATAGTAATGAAGGGGAAATTTTCTTCCAGCTTATTAACTACGGGTTACGAGATTATCATATAAAAAAGGGAGAACGGATCGGTCAGGGGATTTTTATGCCTTATTTAACTGCTGATAGTGAAGAGCAACCAACCGCTAAACGGACTGGCGGCTTCGGTTCAACAAAAGAATAA
- a CDS encoding amino acid ABC transporter ATP-binding protein: MKLTNINKSFGNKNVLKNTTLEFPAGKTTVMVGPSGSGKSTILRSLNLLVMPESGQYDFDDHHLDFSQKVSNKDKLAIRQETGMVFQDYNLFPNKTVLGNIIEGPTQVLKQPKKEAIANAHNLLAKVGLADYGEAYPNELSGGQAQRVAIARALAMSPKYILLDEPTSALDPELELSVLKVLLQLAEEKQSMVIVTHNMVFAKHVADKIIFVENGEILYDGTPDEFFAPDNPNKRIKNFIASMTMENLK; this comes from the coding sequence ATGAAATTAACAAATATCAATAAAAGTTTTGGTAATAAAAATGTTTTGAAAAATACCACGTTAGAGTTTCCTGCAGGTAAAACAACAGTAATGGTTGGTCCATCTGGATCTGGTAAATCAACAATTCTCCGCTCGCTTAACTTATTAGTAATGCCAGAGAGCGGCCAATACGATTTTGATGATCATCATTTGGATTTTAGTCAAAAAGTAAGCAATAAAGATAAGTTGGCAATTCGTCAAGAAACAGGGATGGTTTTCCAAGACTACAATCTTTTCCCTAATAAAACTGTCCTTGGTAACATTATTGAAGGACCAACACAGGTTTTGAAACAGCCGAAAAAGGAAGCAATTGCAAATGCACATAATTTACTTGCTAAAGTGGGCTTAGCAGATTACGGAGAAGCCTATCCGAATGAATTATCTGGCGGCCAGGCACAGCGGGTGGCGATTGCCCGGGCTTTGGCAATGTCACCAAAGTATATCTTACTTGATGAACCGACTTCTGCCCTTGATCCAGAATTAGAACTTAGTGTGTTGAAGGTTCTATTGCAATTAGCTGAAGAAAAACAATCAATGGTAATTGTTACCCATAACATGGTCTTTGCGAAACATGTTGCAGATAAGATTATTTTTGTGGAAAACGGCGAAATTTTATATGATGGTACACCAGACGAGTTTTTTGCTCCCGATAATCCAAACAAACGAATTAAAAACTTTATCGCCTCAATGACAATGGAAAATTTAAAATAA
- the rpiA gene encoding ribose-5-phosphate isomerase RpiA, with product MDQNALKEQTGKESVKYIKSGMIVGLGTGSTVKYMVDELGKQVQEGKIKDIIGVTTSNRTAKQARDLGITIKDIDDVDHIDLTIDGADEISDDFQGIKGGGGALLWEKIVANASNKVMWIVDESKLVHKLGAFPLPVEVIPFGSQHVFDRLEKKGYKPTWRMDGDKKFRTDENNYIIDLHLGEIDDPKALADELIHMVGIVETGLFLNRVNDVIVGTPEGPKVLHAR from the coding sequence ATGGATCAAAATGCATTAAAAGAACAAACAGGTAAGGAATCAGTTAAGTACATTAAATCTGGGATGATTGTCGGTCTCGGAACTGGCTCAACTGTTAAATATATGGTTGATGAACTTGGTAAGCAAGTCCAAGAAGGTAAGATTAAAGACATTATCGGTGTAACAACCTCAAATCGAACTGCTAAGCAAGCACGCGACCTCGGAATTACAATTAAAGATATTGATGACGTTGACCACATCGATTTAACTATTGACGGGGCCGATGAAATCAGTGATGACTTCCAAGGAATCAAGGGTGGCGGTGGTGCCCTCCTTTGGGAAAAGATCGTTGCCAATGCTTCAAATAAGGTAATGTGGATTGTCGACGAAAGCAAACTCGTCCACAAACTTGGCGCTTTCCCTCTTCCCGTTGAAGTAATTCCATTCGGTTCTCAACATGTCTTTGACCGTCTTGAAAAGAAAGGCTACAAGCCAACTTGGCGGATGGATGGAGATAAAAAGTTCCGTACCGATGAAAATAACTATATCATTGACCTTCACCTTGGCGAAATTGATGATCCTAAAGCCTTAGCCGACGAATTGATCCATATGGTTGGAATTGTCGAAACCGGTTTATTCTTAAATCGAGTTAACGACGTAATTGTTGGTACTCCAGAAGGTCCAAAGGTATTGCACGCTCGTTAA
- a CDS encoding GNAT family N-acetyltransferase, with protein MQYRVDGQRIIAFDDQEPLVGEISFPKVPDTNDHVVVERVFVQPTYRGQGIAAELVRQFVDYATKEQYTVKLMCPYAVAQFKLHPEYQQLLPVADRFN; from the coding sequence ATGCAGTATCGAGTTGATGGTCAGCGTATCATTGCTTTTGACGATCAAGAACCTTTAGTTGGCGAGATCAGTTTTCCAAAAGTCCCAGATACAAATGATCACGTTGTCGTTGAACGAGTTTTTGTGCAACCAACTTACCGTGGACAAGGAATTGCAGCTGAACTAGTGCGTCAATTTGTGGATTATGCAACAAAAGAACAATACACTGTCAAGCTCATGTGCCCATATGCGGTAGCGCAATTCAAACTACATCCAGAATATCAGCAACTATTGCCAGTTGCAGATCGCTTTAATTAG
- a CDS encoding PIN/TRAM domain-containing protein — protein sequence MKQMRRRMITLIYILVGAAVGFYYLPLLWGILNIALNPALLVFIDIIIGALIFWLLSLPLVSGTEKLIQRIEKELTKRSPVYLFFGTLLTIIGLVLAILISIPLWRTRIPVINNILPILLMIVFSYFGFRIGTTRLDDWRKAFTHAKSSKNDGGNVIERQDDNYHHYKILDTNILIDGRIYDLVKTGFLEGTLLVPNFVLYELQYIADSGESIKRVRGRRGLDILNKLRNEKIVPIEMYDGDFEDIPEVDSKLIALAKKVDGVIVTNDYNLNKVIQFQNVQVLNINNLAKSLRPRVIPGETMTVVVVKKGTERQQGVAYLDDGTMVVVEDGRYFMDKQIEVEVTSALQTDAGRMIFARPLHSQRGIDEHTDHKENRNNKDKKK from the coding sequence ATGAAGCAAATGCGGCGTAGAATGATTACTCTCATTTATATTCTAGTTGGCGCGGCAGTGGGATTTTACTATTTGCCATTATTATGGGGGATTTTGAACATCGCCCTTAACCCGGCATTATTAGTATTTATCGACATTATTATTGGTGCACTTATTTTCTGGTTATTATCACTCCCATTGGTTAGCGGCACTGAAAAGTTGATCCAGCGAATCGAAAAAGAACTAACTAAGCGTAGTCCCGTATACCTTTTCTTTGGGACCTTATTAACGATTATTGGCTTAGTTTTAGCAATTCTTATTTCGATTCCATTGTGGAGAACGAGGATTCCGGTAATTAATAATATTTTGCCGATCCTCTTGATGATTGTCTTTAGTTATTTTGGTTTTCGAATTGGTACGACGCGGTTAGATGATTGGCGCAAAGCATTTACCCATGCCAAAAGTAGTAAAAACGATGGTGGGAATGTAATTGAACGTCAGGATGATAATTACCATCATTATAAAATCTTAGATACGAATATTTTGATTGATGGGCGTATTTATGATTTGGTCAAAACAGGTTTTTTGGAAGGGACATTACTGGTTCCTAACTTTGTTTTATATGAATTGCAATATATCGCTGATTCTGGCGAAAGTATTAAGCGTGTTCGCGGACGCCGTGGCCTTGATATTTTAAATAAGTTACGGAATGAGAAAATTGTCCCAATCGAAATGTATGATGGGGACTTTGAAGATATTCCAGAGGTTGATAGTAAATTAATTGCCCTCGCTAAAAAAGTCGATGGGGTAATTGTGACAAATGATTATAACCTTAATAAAGTAATTCAATTCCAAAACGTTCAAGTATTGAATATTAATAACTTGGCGAAATCATTGCGGCCACGAGTTATCCCGGGCGAAACGATGACGGTTGTTGTTGTGAAAAAAGGAACTGAACGACAACAGGGTGTTGCTTATCTTGATGATGGAACGATGGTGGTTGTTGAAGATGGTCGTTACTTCATGGATAAACAAATTGAAGTTGAAGTAACCAGTGCGCTTCAGACAGACGCTGGTCGAATGATCTTTGCCCGTCCGCTCCATTCACAACGAGGAATTGACGAGCATACAGACCATAAAGAAAATCGGAATAATAAAGACAAGAAAAAATAA
- a CDS encoding transporter substrate-binding domain-containing protein, translating to MKFWKKALLTIAALTVGTSAGITSISAASSAVNSELVHKGELTIGLEGTYSPYSYRKNNKLTGFEVDLGKAVAKKMGLKANFVPTKWDSLIAGLGSGKFDVVMNNITQTPERAKQYNFSTPYIKSRFALIVPADSNIKSLKDIKGKKIIAGTGTNNANVVKKYKGSLTPNGDFASSLDMIKQGRAAGTVNSREAWYAYSKNNSTKGLKMIDVSSEQDPAKISALFNKKDTAIQSSYNKALKELQQDGTVKKLSEKYFGADITE from the coding sequence ATGAAATTTTGGAAGAAAGCACTATTAACAATTGCAGCCTTAACAGTCGGCACCTCCGCGGGAATTACAAGCATTTCTGCTGCTTCATCAGCCGTTAATTCAGAATTAGTTCATAAGGGAGAATTGACAATTGGCCTTGAGGGAACTTACTCCCCGTACTCTTATCGTAAAAATAACAAATTAACTGGTTTTGAAGTAGACCTTGGTAAAGCAGTTGCTAAAAAGATGGGCTTAAAAGCTAACTTTGTACCAACTAAATGGGATTCGCTAATTGCCGGCCTTGGTTCAGGCAAGTTTGACGTAGTAATGAACAACATTACACAGACACCTGAACGGGCCAAGCAGTATAATTTCTCTACCCCATATATCAAGTCACGGTTTGCATTAATTGTTCCTGCTGATAGTAATATTAAGAGCTTGAAGGATATTAAAGGCAAGAAGATTATTGCTGGTACAGGAACTAATAATGCGAATGTGGTTAAAAAATATAAAGGCAGCCTTACACCAAATGGCGATTTTGCTAGCTCCTTAGATATGATCAAGCAGGGGCGGGCTGCCGGAACAGTTAACTCGCGTGAAGCATGGTACGCTTACAGTAAGAATAATAGTACTAAGGGTCTCAAGATGATTGACGTTTCTAGCGAACAAGATCCAGCCAAAATTTCAGCACTTTTTAACAAGAAAGATACTGCTATTCAATCTTCTTACAACAAGGCGCTGAAGGAACTTCAACAAGATGGAACAGTCAAGAAGTTATCTGAAAAGTACTTCGGTGCAGATATTACTGAATAA
- a CDS encoding trans-sulfuration enzyme family protein codes for MKFNTQLIHGGNSEDPTTGAVSTPVYRSSTFHQHVLGGEPKWEYSRTGNPTRASLEKLIAELEHGTAGFAFASGSAAIHATFSLFSQGDHFVVGSDVYGGTFRLINKVLKRFGLEFTVVDMQDLEAVENAIQDNTVAVYFETPTNPLLQIADIKAIADIAKRHGIKTIVDNTFATPYNQQPLTLGADIVVHSATKYLGGHSDVVAGLAVTNDDEIAEQLAFLQNSIGSTLGPDDSWLLQRGMKTLGARMRVHQENANEVINFLQNDEHIGKIYYPGLKDFLGHEVAAKQMRNFGAMISFELKDGLDAKKFVESLQLIDLAESLGGIESLIEVPAVMTHGSIPREIRLENGIKDELIRLSVGIEDPEDIIADLQQALKKLD; via the coding sequence ATGAAATTCAACACACAATTAATTCATGGGGGTAATAGTGAAGATCCAACAACTGGTGCTGTTTCAACACCGGTCTACCGCTCATCAACATTCCATCAACACGTTCTTGGCGGTGAACCTAAATGGGAATATTCTCGGACAGGAAACCCAACACGTGCATCTCTTGAAAAATTAATTGCAGAGCTTGAACATGGAACAGCTGGCTTTGCATTTGCTTCTGGATCTGCTGCTATTCATGCTACTTTTTCTTTATTCTCTCAAGGTGATCATTTTGTAGTTGGTAGTGATGTATATGGGGGAACATTCCGGTTAATCAACAAGGTATTAAAACGCTTTGGCCTTGAATTTACTGTTGTTGACATGCAAGACCTTGAAGCAGTAGAAAATGCAATTCAAGATAATACCGTTGCAGTTTACTTTGAAACGCCAACTAATCCGCTCTTACAAATCGCTGATATTAAAGCAATTGCTGACATCGCAAAGAGGCATGGAATAAAGACAATTGTTGATAATACCTTTGCCACTCCTTATAACCAACAACCATTAACCCTCGGGGCAGATATTGTTGTTCACTCCGCAACCAAATATTTAGGCGGTCATAGTGATGTTGTTGCCGGATTAGCAGTTACTAACGATGATGAGATTGCTGAACAATTAGCATTCCTGCAAAACTCAATCGGTAGTACACTTGGCCCTGATGATAGTTGGCTATTACAACGGGGGATGAAAACTCTCGGTGCGCGGATGCGAGTTCACCAAGAAAATGCGAATGAAGTTATTAATTTCCTTCAAAACGATGAACATATTGGAAAAATTTATTATCCAGGCTTAAAAGATTTCCTTGGTCATGAGGTTGCGGCTAAGCAAATGCGTAACTTTGGAGCAATGATCTCCTTTGAACTTAAGGATGGTTTAGATGCGAAGAAGTTTGTTGAAAGTCTACAATTGATTGATCTTGCTGAAAGCTTAGGGGGAATTGAAAGTTTGATTGAAGTTCCAGCTGTCATGACCCATGGATCTATTCCTCGGGAAATACGATTAGAAAACGGAATTAAAGATGAGTTGATTCGTCTTTCAGTGGGAATCGAGGACCCTGAAGATATTATTGCTGACTTGCAACAAGCACTTAAAAAATTAGACTAA
- a CDS encoding alpha/beta hydrolase yields the protein MTIHELANNPTLSGQVRLIENIVYGAMDGEALHMSILAPWTQRFPKQYQTEPRPLIVFVQGSSWRTPKMGEEIPQLVQFVRAGYIVATVQHRSSIDGHPFPAFLQDVKTAIRFLRANAQKYAIDPQQVAIWGTSSGANAAMLVGLTGDDPRYKVDLYQDESDAVDAVVSCFAPMDVEKTFEYDANVPGNKLLQYCLLGSDVSKWPEIEKQMSPLYQVKDGQNYPPFLLFHGDADKVVPYEQMEKMYMRLKDNGNSVEAYRVKGANHERDFWSPTIYNIVQKFLDDQFK from the coding sequence ATGACAATACACGAATTAGCAAATAACCCAACGTTAAGCGGTCAAGTACGCTTGATTGAAAATATTGTTTATGGTGCAATGGATGGGGAGGCATTACATATGTCGATCTTAGCACCGTGGACGCAACGTTTCCCTAAACAATATCAAACTGAACCACGGCCATTGATTGTTTTTGTTCAAGGAAGCTCGTGGCGAACACCAAAAATGGGAGAAGAAATCCCACAACTGGTTCAATTTGTTCGAGCCGGTTATATTGTAGCGACTGTTCAACACCGTAGTTCAATTGATGGTCACCCATTTCCTGCCTTTTTGCAAGATGTTAAGACTGCCATTCGTTTCTTACGGGCCAATGCGCAAAAATATGCAATTGATCCGCAACAGGTTGCAATTTGGGGAACTTCCTCTGGGGCCAATGCGGCAATGCTAGTTGGCTTAACGGGTGATGATCCGCGCTACAAGGTTGACCTTTATCAAGATGAATCGGATGCAGTAGATGCTGTGGTTAGTTGTTTTGCCCCAATGGACGTGGAAAAGACGTTTGAGTATGATGCTAACGTTCCGGGAAATAAGCTACTGCAATATTGCTTATTAGGGTCGGATGTATCAAAGTGGCCAGAGATTGAAAAGCAAATGAGTCCCTTATACCAAGTCAAAGATGGACAAAACTATCCGCCATTCTTATTATTCCATGGCGATGCTGATAAAGTTGTTCCATATGAACAAATGGAAAAAATGTATATGCGGTTGAAGGATAATGGAAATTCTGTTGAAGCGTACCGGGTTAAGGGTGCGAACCATGAACGAGATTTCTGGAGTCCAACAATTTACAATATTGTGCAGAAGTTTCTTGACGATCAATTTAAATAA